The following proteins are co-located in the Vigna unguiculata cultivar IT97K-499-35 chromosome 9, ASM411807v1, whole genome shotgun sequence genome:
- the LOC114196079 gene encoding F-box/kelch-repeat protein SKIP6-like: MCEPSSSEGEAETPPNNLIPSLPDDVALNCIARIPRCHHPTLSLVSKPFRTLLSTPLFFTTRCLLNCTQPFLYLTLRTRASSLQWFTLHRTLPSPLLAPLPPIPSPAVGSAYAVLGSTIYVLGGSINDVPSPHVWLLDCRFHRWLPGPSMRVAREFAAAGVLDGKIYVLGGCVADTWSRSAHWAEVLDPDVGRWERVASPSEVREKWMHASAVVGDKVYAMADRGGIAYEPRSGSWESVGGELDLGWRGRACVVEGILYCYDYLGKIKGFDVGRGVWEELKGLEKGLPRFLCGATMADLGGKLCVVWECQGNGKEMEIWCAEIGVQKNSDGELWGQLGWFGKVLSVPKGSSVVHCSSVSL, translated from the coding sequence ATGTGTGAACCCTCTTCTTCAGAAGGAGAAGCAGAGACACCACCCAACAACCTGATCCCGTCCCTCCCAGACGACGTCGCTTTGAACTGCATAGCACGCATCCCTCGCTGTCACCACCCAACCCTATCCCTCGTTTCCAAACCCTTCCGCACCCTCCTCTCTACCCCTCTCTTCTTCACCACGCGCTGCCTCCTCAACTGCACGCAACCCTTCCTCTACCTCACTCTCCGCACGCGCGCCTCCTCCCTCCAGTGGTTCACGCTCCACCGCACGCTCCCTAGCCCCCTCTTAGCGCCCCTCCCCCCAATTCCCTCCCCCGCCGTGGGCTCCGCCTACGCCGTCCTCGGCTCCACCATCTACGTCCTCGGCGGCTCCATCAACGATGTCCCCTCCCCGCACGTCTGGCTCCTCGACTGCCGCTTCCACCGCTGGCTTCCGGGTCCAAGCATGCGCGTCGCGCGGGAGTTCGCCGCCGCGGGGGTCCTCGATGGAAAGATTTACGTCCTCGGTGGCTGCGTCGCTGACACGTGGTCCCGCTCCGCCCACTGGGCGGAGGTCCTGGACCCCGACGTTGGGCGCTGGGAGAGGGTGGCCAGCCCCTCCGAGGTCCGAGAGAAGTGGATGCACGCCAGCGCGGTCGTCGGCGACAAGGTGTACGCGATGGCGGACCGCGGCGGCATCGCGTACGAGCCGCGCAGCGGATCGTGGGAGAGCGTAGGGGGAGAATTGGATCTCGGGTGGAGAGGTAGGGCGTGCGTGGTGGAGGGTATTTTGTACTGCTACGACTATTTGGGGAAAATCAAAGGGTTCGATGTGGGGCGCGGGGTGTGGGAGGAGTTGAAGGGGTTGGAGAAGGGTTTGCCTAGGTTTCTGTGTGGAGCCACCATGGCTGATTTGGGTGGGAAATTGTGTGTGGTGTGGGAGTGCCAAGGGAATGGGAAAGAAATGGAGATTTGGTGCGCTGAGATTGGAGTGCAGAAGAATTCAGATGGAGAACTGTGGGGTCAACTTGGTTGGTTTGGGAAAGTCCTCTCTGTTCCCAAAGGCTCCTCTGTTGTCCATTGTTCTTCTGTTTCCTTGTGA
- the LOC114164008 gene encoding 4-alpha-glucanotransferase, chloroplastic/amyloplastic, which produces MALALNISVGFPHQRCPTLFKPSRPILSFPTASAVSSLTQLSVSVGEDFPDNYSDWIPNSDLRRRCGILLHPTSFRGPHGIGDLGHEAFRFIDWLHRAGCSVWQVLPLVPPGRKANEEGSPYSGQDANCGNTLLISLEGLVDDGLLEKHELPEPIDAERVNFSVVAELKDPLITKAAERLISSEGELKTEFENFRRDPDISSWLEDAAYFAAIDDSLNTFSWYNWPEPLRNRHLVALEDIYQQKQDFINVFIAQQFLFQRQWQKVHSYAQSKGISIMGDMPIYVGYHSADVWANKKQFLLNRKGFPLLVSGVPPDAFSETGQLWGSPLYDWKAMEKDRYSWWIRRIRRAQNLFDEFRIDHFRGFAGYWAVPAEAKVAMLGKWKVGPGMSLFDAIFRAVGRINIIAEDLGVITEDVVQLRRSIGAPGMAVLQFGFGGDAKNPHLPHNHECNQVVYTGTHDNDTIRGWWEALNQEEKSKALSYLSLNEGDDISWGLIQRVLGSVSQTAIIPMQDVLGLGNSARMNIPATQFGNWGWRIANSVSFDGLEREADRLREMLSMYGRL; this is translated from the exons ATGGCTCTGGCATTGAACATCTCAGTGGGTTTCCCACACCAGCGTTGCCCCACTCTCTTCAAACCCTCCAGACCAATTCTCTCCTTCCCCACCGCTTCCGCTGTCTCCTCTTTAACGCAACTCAGCGTTTCCGTAGGTGAAGATTTCCCCGACAACTACAGCGATTGGATTCCCAACTCCGACCTTCGCAGAAGATGCGGCATTCTACTCCATCCGACGTCGTTTCGAGGGCCCCACGGCATCGGCGATCTCGGTCACGAGGCCTTCCGTTTCATCGATTGGCTCCACCGCGCCGGTTGCTCCGTTTGGCAGGTTCTTCCTCTCGTGCCGCCTGGCAGAAAAGCCAACGAAGAAGGATCCCCTTACTCTGGCCAG GATGCGAATTGTGGCAACACGCTCTTGATCTCTCTTGAAGGCCTCGTCGACGATGGGCTGTTGGAAAAACACGAGCTTCCAGAACCGAT TGATGCAGAGCGCGTCAATTTTTCAGTTGTTGCTGAACTTAAGGATCCTCTGATAACCAAA GCTGCAGAGAGGCTCATTTCAAGTGAAGGAGAACTCAAAACGGAGTTCGAGAATTTCCGAAGAGACCCTGATATATCAA GCTGGCTTGAAGATGCAGCATATTTTGCTGCTATTGATGACAGTTTAAACACATTCAGCTGGTACAATTGGCCTGAGCCTTTAAGAAATCGCCATCTTGTAGCTCTAGAAGACATTTATCAACAGAAACAAGATTTT ATAAATGTATTTATTGCCCAACAGTTCTTGTTTCAAAGGCAGTGGCAGAAAGTCCACAGCTATGCACAGAGTAAGGGAATCAGCATAATGGGAGACATGCCAATATATGTTGGTTATCATAGCGCCGATGTTTGGGCAAATAAGAAACAGTTTTTACTG AACCGGAAAGGATTTCCTCTTTTAGTGAGTGGTGTTCCTCCTGATGCATTCAGTGAAACTGGTCAGCTATGGGGCAG cCCCCTATATGATTGGAAAGCCATGGAGAAAGATAGATACTCATGGTGGATTCGTCGCATTCGACGAGCACAAAATCTATTTGATGAATTTAGGATTGACCACTTTAGAGGATTTGCTGGATACTGGGCTGTTCCCGCTG AAGCAAAAGTAGCTATGCTTGGAAAGTGGAAG GTAGGACCTGGGATGTCCTTGTTTGATGCCATTTTCAGAGCTGTTGGAAGGATTAATATAATAGCAGAAGACCTG GGAGTTATCACTGAGGATGTAGTCCAACTAAGAAGATCCATTGGAGCACCTGGAATGGCTGTTCTCCAGTTCG GATTTGGAGGCGATGCTAAGAACCCTCATTTGCCTCATAATCATGAGTGCAATCAAGTTGTCTATACAGGGACTCATGACAATGACACA ATCAGAGGCTGGTGGGAAGCTTTGAACCAAGAAGAGAAATCCAAG gCATTAAGTTATCTTTCCTTAAATGAGGGAGATGACATTTCTTGGGGTCTAATCCAGAGAGTATTGGGCTCTGTTTCTCAAACAGCAATAATACCTATGCAAGATGTTCTTGGATTGGGTAATTCTGCCAGGATGAATATTCCCGCAACTCAG TTTGGGAACTGGGGTTGGAGAATTGCAAATTCGGTGAGCTTTGATGGCTTGGAGAGAGAGGCAGACAGACTCAGAGAAATGCTTTCAATGTATGGCCGGCTTTGA
- the LOC114164821 gene encoding protein MIZU-KUSSEI 1 — protein MGEKRSSAPPAEAAQPPPPPPPPMSLSLVRPSQKKRLKPKVIRVFRSVFRSLPIITPSCKFPSLPQENNNHLHKTVNNGIKVTGTLFGRRKGRVSLAVQENPRCLPSLVVELSIHTHTLQKDLANGMVRVALECEKRSEKDKTRISEEPLWTMYCNGKKNGYGVRREATEEDLYVMELLKAASMGAGVLPLRSEAEEGGDGGDLAYMRAPFEHVVGSKDSETLYMMSPDSQGNSGPDLTIFFVRV, from the coding sequence ATGGGAGAGAAAAGATCTTCAGCACCACCAGCAGAAGCAGCACAACCACCTCCGCCGCCGCCACCACCAATGTCCCTCTCCCTCGTCCGACCCTCCCAAAAAAAACGCCTCAAACCCAAAGTCATCCGCGTCTTCCGCTCCGTCTTCCGCTCCCTACCGATCATAACTCCCTCCTGCAAGTTCCCCTCCCTCCCCCAGGAGAACAACAACCACCTCCACAAAACCGTCAACAACGGCATCAAAGTCACCGGCACCCTCTTCGGCCGTCGCAAGGGCCGCGTCAGCCTCGCCGTCCAGGAAAACCCCCGCTGCCTCCCCTCCCTCGTCGTGGAGCTCTCCATACACACCCACACCTTGCAGAAGGACTTGGCCAACGGCATGGTCAGGGTGGCACTGGAGTGCGAGAAGCGTTCGGAGAAGGACAAGACCAGGATCTCGGAGGAACCCTTGTGGACAATGTACTGCAACGGGAAGAAGAATGGGTACGGCGTGCGGAGGGAGGCGACGGAGGAGGACCTGTACGTGATGGAGCTTCTGAAGGCCGCGTCCATGGGCGCCGGCGTTCTTCCGTTGAGATCGGAGGCTGAGGAGGGCGGCGACGGAGGAGATTTGGCGTACATGCGAGCACCCTTCGAGCACGTAGTGGGATCCAAAGATTCCGAGACTCTCTATATGATGAGCCCGGACTCGCAGGGGAATAGTGGACCCGATCTTACTATATTTTTTGTCAGGGTTTAA